From the Desulfobacterales bacterium genome, one window contains:
- a CDS encoding LysE family translocator produces MLSVETIMTFSTASLLLALAPGPDNIFVLAQSALHGRSAGIVVMLGLCTGLIVHSSAVALGVAVIFQTSAVAFSALKFLGAGYLVYLAWQAIRAPIEKIQGEPGGKANRWRLYGRGIIMNITNPKVSIFFLAFLPQFADPTRGPLSLQLLLLGGIFIVAALLVFGGIALLAGTLGQWLNRSARAQKILNRVAGTVFLALALKLATTER; encoded by the coding sequence ATGCTGTCTGTTGAAACGATAATGACCTTTTCCACGGCTTCTTTATTGCTTGCCCTCGCGCCGGGTCCCGACAATATATTCGTACTGGCGCAGTCCGCCTTGCATGGGCGGAGTGCGGGGATCGTGGTGATGCTTGGCTTGTGCACGGGGCTCATCGTGCACAGCAGTGCGGTTGCTTTGGGTGTCGCCGTCATTTTTCAGACATCGGCAGTTGCCTTTTCCGCGCTTAAATTCCTTGGCGCAGGCTACCTGGTGTATCTTGCCTGGCAAGCCATTCGAGCCCCTATTGAAAAAATTCAGGGTGAACCCGGCGGGAAAGCCAATCGTTGGCGGCTTTATGGTCGTGGGATCATTATGAACATCACGAACCCCAAGGTTTCCATCTTTTTTTTGGCATTTTTGCCGCAATTCGCCGATCCTACACGAGGGCCCTTGTCGTTGCAACTGTTGCTGCTCGGCGGCATATTTATCGTTGCGGCCCTGTTGGTTTTTGGAGGGATTGCGCTTCTGGCCGGTACGCTCGGGCAATGGCTGAACCGGTCTGCGCGTGCTCAGAAGATTTTGAACAGGGTTGCCGGCACGGTTTTTCTGGCCTTGGCGCTCAAGCTGGCAACAACGGAGCGATAG